The sequence TCGAAACTTTTATAatgcccaaggcccaccatgatatttatttgtcatccaacctattcattaactcatataaacctggatgaagtaaaagaACGAATATAAgctctatccaaaacttttgtgggactcaagaagttttcaatggtgagagtttaatcctcactgtgtggtccacttttgtcttgaatctgcctcagttttgagcccatattctaaaatgatatagaaaaatggataaacaatgtAGATCAATCTATGTGCATGCTGACATTGGATACACGTAATCATGCCTAAAATGTTGTAtgattttttaaagttttaattgaTAAGACCCAAAGGCTATCTGGACCCAAACATGATATGATCTATGGATCTGGATTCACTAGACAATGAGCATTGCCCAAGGTCCGATGTAGGGTGGCAATAAGGGCTGGTGCGTGGGCCCTGTCTAGCCTCCTGACCTTGGCCAACCAGACCAGACTTAAAATCTAGCTCCCCATGTTCGGTCCAACTATCAGGTAGGCCATGCTTATGTATGACGAATGTACGGTAAAAGAAATTTAATTTAGCTGTTCCATTTACCATAAGATCATGTGCAGGACTCATCATGAATGGAATATCAGATTACTCAAAACTCTATTCTCATTCctcttatatatatgtatatatatatatatgggaaaaggtactatatatatatatataagtcaccAGCATAAggggtaattatgaattttgtaGGAATTTTTTGGGGTTTCATTCCCTGTCCATTCATTCGGGATATGAAGCATCAGATCCAGAGTTGCTGCCAGAGGGAGTCATCTTCCAACTAAAGACACTTCCGGTATGAAGATCTATACTACTGTTGAAAGtgataataattttaaaatatttttaataagttttgttTGAGCAATTTACTACTCTTATAAACTAACAAAATTCTCTTAGGGGATTGTttgtaaatataaattttatatatgtGAATTAGAATCGTAATCATAATTATTATGAAATCTATGTGAAGTAGAATTCTTAATTGTGTTTCTCACTATATATAGAGATTTGCATCTCTCATTTTTCTGCATGCATGATTTGTATTTTACCAATTTACATGCatagcccattatgatatttaaGTGAAATCCACCTAGATTGCAAGCTGCATTTCTCCATTTTAGCAATAGGGTCCAAAAGAAATCCTTTATAATTCAGTAGGACCTTATGATTAGAAACAATATATGAGGCGTCTTCTCCCAACTGTTGACCTTTGTATCGCCTACTTGAATCATGGAGTAAGGTTTTGGACCCTATGGCTAAAATGGAGTGATACACCTAGCAATCAGGGTAGATTTCACTTAAGCATCACAACAAAGCCCACTAATTCATAAAGTCAAATTTACACGAGTTGCATGCAGAGGCTCTCTTCTGTGAACCTATCCCGATCATCAAGTGCATCACCCCATTTAAGTCATGGGGCCAAGCAATAGCTAGATCCGTTATTCACATTGgtgtatttcttcttcaccatttaCATGTATCCTAACAAAGTATAGTTGTCCATTTCAAAGgacatggaccatccatgatgGGAACCACAAGCTCAATGGTCTAAATTAGTTCACCAAATCCTGGCAAAAAATCTAGCTGGTCCACTAATCATGTAGGTTACAATCTAATGGGCAACATATGCTACCTTGCTATTTTATCCATGGAATCTAGCACACCGGAACCTttgatggacaatttggatttcTCACTTGCCTATGTTTGCATGGACGGGTAGCTCTAAAACTCTCATACTTCAATACAGAGCAGTAGTTTATTCATATGCAATAATTGATTTCGCTGGTGTATATATGTAAATCAaactagaccatccaaataatggacCATACTTTGAATGGGTTACCAAAACACAAAATACAATGAGATTGTGTCTAAACCACTATTTATAGACATCCTATGGAATTATGAAATAACTCCAACCATcaatattcaaaaaataaatgtcctcttatatatatatatatatatatatatatataaaatttattctagtttgactattttcccatatcattaTTTACAACACCCAATACCTTAACATGAAGGGAAACCTCCTAAAATACTTTATTTTTCTGAAGCATCCAAACAtcgtaaaatttgaaattttttgttacatgGGCTTGTCACTTTACATTTTACTAGTCTACATTCAACTTTacatccattattttctatataATATGGCCAAACAACTTGATTTGTGCTTATGTTGTTTAAAGCATGGCGTATCTAAGGAATATCTAATACATCCAAAGTAGTTGTTATAACGAAATTTATAAGAATTCagttccttcttttctttctttctataaatTGAGTTTGGATAAATTGAATCGATGTGTTATACTACTAATAGGTGGGTGCTAGATTTGTGGCTGATGGAGACACCATCACCGTTTTTGTTGACACGAGTGATTCGAGGGAGTCGTTGAATGTTCCTAAAGGAGTAAAAGAAGCTCTACTCCTAAGATCCCAAGCTCGGGCAGCCAAGAAATATAATGAAGCTGATGACCTTCATAAGAAGATTAAGGAGGCCGGTTACAGGTAGGTTAACAAACCACTGTAAGATATTTGTTCCAATAGATTTGTCAATCTGCTTAttaaaatttcacttctttttttttttttttttttacttttcattcTTACACACAGAGTCATGGCTGGTACAAAAAGTAAGGAAATACTGGCAAAAAAATATCGCATCAGACTAAGGTAATTTGTTTTTCACTTGAATCATATACACTTTACAATTTAAATGACTATTATTGATAAGTTGAGTGTTCTGTAGGGGGATTGATGCACCCGAAAGTCAAATGCACTTTGGTAAAGAGTCGACGGATTGGTTGATAAAGTTAGTTCAAGGCAAGGTACTCAAAATAGATGTTTATTGTGAAGATCGATATAACAGAACTGTTGGGGATATATACAGTGACGGTAAATTTGTCCAGGTATGACTTTTGATAAAATATTCTTAAATAGAAACTtcgaattagatttagaagaaattaattatttatattatCTTTTTCATTATCTACAGGAATTCATGCTAAAAGAAGGTATGGCATGGCATTATCATCAATACGACAAACGCCCTAAGCTTGCTATGGTAAATCACACTTACTTTGTTCTCATGTTATTAAATGAATCTCTGATATATATTCTAATCTTTAATTTAATTGCATTAGTGGGAAAAAGAAGCCCGTGAAGCGAAAATCGGGTTATGGAGTGTATCAGACCCTGAGAAACCATGGGATTGGAGGAGAAAGCAACGAGAAGCGCGTGAGattcatcattagtgatggagatgAAGAATCAATGTCCTTGTAGGAAAAGATCTGTTG is a genomic window of Magnolia sinica isolate HGM2019 chromosome 15, MsV1, whole genome shotgun sequence containing:
- the LOC131228096 gene encoding staphylococcal-like nuclease CAN1, whose amino-acid sequence is MQLFINQKRSISTLKRYIGRLGIVCKCLSKKETSSCLLPLQFGWERLFYTSPSNNFSRYYQDSRRKSPHAIFIMWLSITCLRFFIPSPPFLGKAIRFQLVQCLILSNISLKYMNVPDDAEITITCSIALARNFLGFHSLSIHSGYEASDPELLPEGVIFQLKTLPVGARFVADGDTITVFVDTSDSRESLNVPKGVKEALLLRSQARAAKKYNEADDLHKKIKEAGYRVMAGTKSKEILAKKYRIRLRGIDAPESQMHFGKESTDWLIKLVQGKVLKIDVYCEDRYNRTVGDIYSDGKFVQEFMLKEGMAWHYHQYDKRPKLAMWEKEAREAKIGLWSVSDPEKPWDWRRKQREAREIHH